The sequence below is a genomic window from Schistocerca nitens isolate TAMUIC-IGC-003100 chromosome 4, iqSchNite1.1, whole genome shotgun sequence.
CAGTAAcagtcatacaacaatgaaactttcagcAGTTACGCTTTAAACACAGGAGTGCACAGGGATGGCAACCGCACTTCGCTCTAatacaccactggcgcgaaattacgaatgttctggaatttttctaACAGACATCGTACACTATATGTTGCCTGATAGCACATTCGTCAAAATTGCCTGTTTCAGTCTCACGACACTATCTGTTCTTTGATTTCCCAGGCGTCACAATAACAAGTGTCCCAGCTGAATCGGCAGTATCTTTATCGTTTGTGACTGTCTTCTCGGTCGCTGTAGAGATATTCAATTCTTCTGCCACCCTGTCAGTCACTTTATTCAGTGGTATCAAAGGCTCACCATCCTTAATTTCCCTTTGGAAGTAAACACATAATCTGTATACAAATTCATGAGCTTGTGATTTCAGCGTAGCTCCTTTTCCAAACATCCTCTTCTCTGCAGTACTGGAAGCCATTTTCCACAGACGCAACAAGAAACTGACACAATTAGCGGAATGCACTCGTACAAACACAAACGTGAACGAAGCACGTGGCACCAATGACAAAGCAGGGGTCGCCTAGCACTACAGCAACACTGGGGCGTTACCATGGTAACGTACACAAAATCTGATTCGCCATTGTGGACGCACGAAGCATGTGCGCCAAGGCCACTTCAAATGTCAGACCTCTTCTGCCGCCGTCCAAAGTATAGCAGAAGTTTTAAGATTGTTGAAACTGAGTTTTTATTGGTTACAATCGCATGCGAGACAGAAGTGATGTGGCGGTATTACAGAACAACTGATGTTGTTTGCGAGACTTTTAACTGTTTCCACATTTTCTTTGCTGTGTGAAGCATTAGAGGGTAGCATGTTGGAACATACGTACACAGCATAACTAAATCGATGCGAGTTTAGTTCCAATTAGCACCAGAAGCAACACCAGCCGTCACACACAGAGCTGTTATTACGGACatgaggtcattcttgggtcactGCAGCGACTGgctgagaaggttgagaagaccagctttGTGCATGGATTTTCAGTGAAGTTTACAATTTGCAGCATTAACCCCAGAACTGATCGTCGCCCTTTGGTCCTGAGTCGAATGGAAGCACTGAACCAGAGACTCCGagtgttctgtgacaagctagactgCGGCTTCTTGGAGTTGCGCCACggagttgagaactgtagggtcaacctaaatgggtcaggtgtgcactacacaacaGAGGCTGCTGCACAGGTAGCTGACAGTTTGTGGGGTGCACATAACTGTTTTTTAGGTTAGGCGACTCTCCACCCAGttcagataacgatagctgtaggaaaccccaAAGTATCAGTGTAACTTCGAAAGAAATGCCtctcacaggtgagagtattaaaatcctagtggtaaACTGTTGAAACATCTGCAACAAAGGGCAAGAGTTTGAAGTCCTCTGAACAATTAGCACTCTAAATTTGGATTGAGGTTAAAGCTATGAACAGATAAATGCTTGCTTAGTATAAACGATATCTAACTAGTATGATAATTATGATCACGTGCTTTTGTAGTTCGTTAATACGAAAGAGGCTGTTTTTTCACTCATGTATTTCTCTTTGCAGCCATAACAACAACAGTAGATTCTCTCTGTAGTTAAAAACAAACAATTGTAAAGCCGTGTCAGATACGTGAGTTACTTAAGTTTCGTTACGTACAAAACGTAAGTAAGCAGTGATATGCTGAAATCGCGTGAGAATCCCTTCTTGATATTGACTAGATTCGCAGTAGGCAAACCATGACAGTAGGCTATGCTTTCAGCATGGGACGGTGAAGACAGCATCCTGGGTTCACGTAAGTGTTCTGGCGTCAAGATacagttttcacattttatttGGATTTAGAACTAAGAGTCATTTTCCATGGCAAAAGCTCAAAATAGTTTCTAACTGAACTGACTCTTCCTACGCAtcacaatgagaaaatttagaatTTCGGTTTCCGCTAAACaggtcagaagtccactacacCCAGGAGGCGACTACCTGGGTAACCGGGTCTGTGTGGCGTGAACtgcgcggttttttaggttagagggtctcggggaaacacaaaaagggcatcAGTCTCAAAGGGGCACGTCGACACAGGAAGAATGCTGATTTAGGAACcatctgtacaacagttgcaaattgtcgtagctgtgttgggaaagtaccagagctccaagcgctaatagaaagcagtgatgctcaaatcgtcaaggcactgaaagctggctgaagtcggAGATAAGTTGAGCCGAAAGTTTTGCGAAGGACCCAACGTTGTTCGCTAAGGAtacgctaaacacagttggcgatggtgtgtttgttttattttgcagCGAAATTGAGGTAGGTAGGTATTGGCAGAGGTCATTCATGGcagccagaataaaataataattggattcttttaccgacctcccaactcagatgacacaactcccaaaatttcaaagaaaacttgcgtCTAATTTCAAAACCATATCCgcctcatacagttatagtcggtggtgacttcagtttaTCCACGATGTGTTGTCGAAAATACACATTTAAATCCGGACgtacgcataaaacgtcatccgaaattgtgccaaacgcgttctctgaaaattatttcgagcagttcgttcatgagctcactcgaatagtaaacggttgtgaaatcacacttgacctcttaataaCCTCCTGAgctaacaacgagcatcaaaacggatgcagggattagttaacacagggttgtcatagcgagacaGAGTACCGTAACTTCCAAATCCTCCAAACATAAACGAAAAATAaatatattcaaaaaagcagataaaaattcgcttgacatctTTCTGAGAGACAATTCCACTCGTTCCAAATCAACACTGTAAGTGTAGACCTTGAAACAGCAAttgggagatttataccaaataaattaacaaatgacggataTTATCCCCTATGGTGCACAAAACAGTTGAGAACATTATTTCAGAAACAACAAacatgcatgccaaatttaaaagaacgtaaaaccCTCAGGatcggtgatcttttacagaagctcgatgtTATGGgatatgcttataatagtttccacaacgaagctttgtctcgaaacctgggagaaaatccaaagcgattctggtcgtatgtaaagtaaagACATAATCATTGCCTTCTCTGCTCTATAGAAATGGGAATACTAGCgatgacagtgctgcgaaagcagagttactaaacacagccttccaaaattcatTCATCAAATAAGGCGAAGTAAATACTAcagaactcgaatcgagaacagctgtaaaaatgagtaacttagaaatagatattcttggagtagtgaagcaacttcagtcacttaatgaaagcaagtcttccggtccagactgtataccagttaggttcctttcagtgtatgctgaaGCAATAGCACCATGCTTAACAATCACATTCAACCGCTCGCTGGACGAAAGATGTGtatgcaaagactggaaagttccacaggtcacaccagtattcaagaaaggcaatgggagacttagttttattggcataccacttagaagacgcaacaagacctactaaagagaccgcctacactatgcttgtccgtcctcttttggagtactgctgcgccgtgtgggatccttatcagataggattaacgaagcacatcgagaaagttcaaagaggggcagaaCGTTTTGTCCtctcgagaaataggggagagaatgtcatggaCATGCTACATTATTTGGGGCGGACGTTGTTAAAACAACGGCGTTTCACGAAATTTGGAacaccagctttctccttcgaatgcgaaaatattttgttgacgccaacctacaaagGAAAAAACGATCgttataataaaataaaggaaatctgagctcgcacggaaagataggtGATCGTTATTTCAATAAGCTGTTAGACAGttgaataatggagaattattgtgaaggttaccaaatatgcagcaatggtttacggtcgctgcacgacttgggaaccacgtggagcccaccattcatattgtgaaggtggttcgatgtaccttctgccaggcacttaaatgtgatttacagagtatctacgtagatatagatgtacatgtagctTCAGAAAGGCCGTAGAAAATGTATGCGgcgaggagttcaaatggttcaaatggctctaagcactatgggattcgacatctgaggtcatcaatcccatagactaagaactgcttaaacctaactaacctaaggacagcacacacatccatgaccgaggcaggattcgaacctgcgaccgtagcagcagcgcggttccggactgaggcgcctagaaccgctcggccacaacggccggccgacgaGGAGTACCTCTATTTgctgacctctctctctctctctttctctctctctctctcctgcgtgcgtgcttgtgtgtgtgtgtgtgtgtgtgtgtgtgtgtgtgtgtgtgtgtgtgtgtgtgagtgtgtgtatgcagTCATATGTATTATTACGTTACAGAATGCAATGACATAGTTTTTTAATACTTCCGCTGCTGAACAAAATGACTTACTTTCACTGTTTTATATGTTTACAGATGTTCCCCGCAATATTACATCAAACTGAAGGACAAACTTGTGGACCTAATGTGGATATTATTTGTGTAAATGAAACGGCATTCCAATCCTGTTCGAATGGCAATGTAATCCATGATTTTATACAGTCATGTAGCCCCTTGAACTGTTATGATGGCTGTGTAAACTTCTGCGCAGAGAGTGAGGCAGACTGTGTTCCGGTAGCAACTGAAACGACTACAACTGAATCGTCATCAACCACAACGGAATTAACAACAACACCGACAACAACGACGACTGAGACTACCACAGAACTAACTACAGAAGGAACTAGTACAATACAAACAACCACAGAATTAACAACTACAACAATGCCGACATCAACGACGACAGAGACGACCACAGAACTAACTACAGAAGAAACCAGTACAACAGAAAAAACCACCACGGAATTAACAACTACAACAATGCCGACATCAACGACGACAGAGACCATAACAGAACTGACTACAGAAGAAACCAGTTCAACAGAATTAACAACAACCAAGCAGCCAACAACCGCTGTGGGAACATCAACTGCTCCAACAGAAGCTCCACCTACTGAAGCGCCATTTACATGTGAATCAGCAGGAGAATTTCAGGATCTCGGAAATTGTAGCAATTTTTACCTCTGCATACCACTATCCTCAGGAGACTTTGTATATATAATGTTCTCATGCCCAGATGGTTCTCAGTTTGATTCTGTGACTAAGAAATGTTCTCAAAACGCAACATGTATTACTCCATCATGTAATGACTTTGGATTCTACTGTCTCAGCACGTCGCAGGTTCAGTTATGTTATGATTCAGAGCCACCAAGTGGTGATGCTTTCACATGTCCTACAAACACATACTGCAGTATGGATTGTCAATACCCATGCTGGACAGATATTCCTTGTACAACCACAGCACCCCCCTCAACATCAACAACAGCTTTACCTACATCAACAGTGACGCTACCACCAACTACTACTGCAGAACCGTTCGTTTGTTCAGAGACTGGACGGTTTCCTGATCCTGCTAACTGCAGTCTTTATTATGTCTGCTCTCCCAAGTCTTCAGGTGGCTTCTATACGATGCACTTTTCTTGTTCTCCACAGTCATTGTATAATCCTAGCACGCAACAATGTTCTGATACTTTTACATGTTCTACTGCAGAATTGCTAGACAATTCAAGCAGCACGGTGTCAACAATAGTCACATCAACATCGCAGCCCTTTACTTGTGAAGAATCGGGACGTTTTGCTGATCCGGATGACTGCAAATCATACTACCTATGCTCACCAAAATCATCTGGGGGATTCTACCAGATTCATTACCAGTGCCCACCTACATCAGCTTATGATCAAAGCACACGCCAGTGCAGTGCATCGTCGAGTGTTAACTGTTGAATTGCTCGTATGTGAcacgcaatttttaaaaaaaattcctgcTTGTAGCTAAATAGATGTTTTTGCATTATTCTTTCCACTAATAATATTACTGTAGGACTCATCAGAGTGTGATATGTTCTGCTCCCAAATAAAGTGTGTTATAGCAAGTGAAAAATAATATACTTACTACTACTACTCCATACTATCGTTCCTAAATGAGATACCGAGAAGTCTTCGTGAGCTGAGAGCTAATCACAGAATATATCATAAATGGCTATTTCAGGTATTCATTATTCCAGTCCCTATTCCAAAATTTAATAGCTCAAATATATGCCAAGAGGAACACGATACACTGGTCTGCAATTCTAATTATGTAACTCTCTTAAATATTACGAAGCGAAAGGCAAATTACAACGAAAATAATCACTTCAGTAGGATCCTAAAACGCTGCAGGGGGAAGCACAGATTTAAGATTTCATTTAAAATGTAGTCTGATATTGCtatctaaaaataataaacatttttgtcataattgtaagaaaaacgaaGAATACAGCATATAGTGATGCAGCCATTGAAATAAACGGACATTTTACCGTGACTTCACCATAACGACTGCAAAACAACTGCTATAGTAAAAATTATGGGTCTAACTTTCAcataaactatttatttacagttacaTACTCTAACAAAGAACACAAAGAAACAATTCTAACGATGaacggaaacaaagaaaaaaagaacagtccAAAACAGCCTCACAGAAGAACTACTCTTCAATATTCGTCTTCTCTGGTGCGTCCCTTGTCTCGTTGGTAGCAAAATGTTTAAATTCCCTACCAGCATCCCAGATTCGGCCATCCTGAGAatcgccgaccgtggtggccgagtggttctagacgcttcagtcctgatacggtcgcaggttcgaatcctgcctcgggcatggatgtgtgtgatgtcattaggttagttaggttcatgtagttctaagttctaggcgactgatgacctcagatgttaagttccatagtgctcagagcaatttgaaccatactGACAATCATCTGACTCGGATGATGAATAGCCCCCTGGCCAGGGCTGCATGAATTCAGCACAGTTGCTGTAGTCCTGGGACCTTCTCAGTACATATCGTATGTATCATTTGTTTCAGCTTCCGCAACTTAGTGGGGATCTACGTTCTTgacattcagtttttttattcagtctgTTTTCGTTTTATCGGCAGAAGATCCCCAGCTTTGTACATGAACACTTCTTCCTATTTCTGTTGAAACTAGCATGGTGTTCTTCTTGTCCCTTACTGATTTCTGGTTAGCACTTTCCTTCCGTTCATTGCGGCTGTCCTCAAATGAATTAATAATTCCTTCTAGTAATTCCGTAATGCGAAGCTCAGTCTGTGTGTGCATATTAACTCctatcaaaaattcaaatggcattTTCCCATTACTTCTATGGTATGTTGAACGCATAGCATACTGAACTATTAATACCAGTTTGTACTATTCGTCGATGATCATAGCCAAAGTAGAATAGATCCTCTCAGTCTGTCCTTTGTCTCTAGGATGTATTGTCGTCACTAGAACGCGTTCAGTTCCTTCTGTCGTGCAGTAAACATTGAATTCTTGAGAAGTAAAGTAAGTCCTTCTGTAGTAATCACTTGTACTGGATTTCCGAAATTAGTTTCCTGCAATTCCATCTTACTAATTGCTTTCACTGTTTACTAGTCTTAACAGTATACAGGCAGGTACAGTTGGTAAAAGCTTCGATAATACTTAGAATGTGGTTGAATCCTTTGTGAGTAGCTTGAAGTGGTCCAATATGATCCATGCGATAAGCAGATAATAGCGTACCCTCTTTAAATAACTGTGAAGGAAACCTACCTTCTTTTCTGATTAGTGATTCACAATTAAACATTTTTCACCTCGTCGGTCAACTCTGGTGTGTAGTGATCTTGTTTGACTTCTTCTTCAGTTCGCTTAACAGCCTACTGTCGTTTATCATGCACAAGCACGATGATTTCAAGTTGTATATCTCATGGAATCTCTAAACCCTATGTTTTGTCATTGAACTTGAAAAGAATAGCATCTCTGACTAAAAATTGTCAGAAAGTTTCTCTGTGAGCATGTTTTCAATTGCATCTAACCATTATTCTTCTCTTGAGATTTTGTCCGAAAAACAGAGCTGATAAAGGACTGGAACATTGCAGTGAGAATGGAACTGTCTTGAACTTTCCCGTAAATGTGAAAAAGATCCATGCTTAAGATGTACTGGGCAAATCTaaagataattttatttaattttctgtagCCTATAGAGTGGCGATACTCTCCAGTTTTCTTTTTTACGACTGCTGCCCGCCTGATATATTCAGATGAGCTCGGTTCTATCATTCTTTGGTCAAGGCACGCCTCGACTTGGTTGTTAACAGTTTCTTTCTCTCCTGGTGACGATCTCCTCAGTCTGCTATGTGTTGTTTGCCCCTCTCTTACAATCTTCATTTTGACATCCGTGAACTTTGTTTGTATTGGGGGGTGTCATTAGTCACTAAATCTTAaatagttcttttccttcaccggTAAGAGATCTTTCAGTATGTAACTCTGGTTTGTCTGCTATGTGGAGACACAGAAGGTGCGCGTAAATATCTGTTTAAAACTTTTAAATCATCAGTCAATAGTAGCTGTAAAACAACGTCGGGAGGAACAAGTTTCTCCTAATCCCAATGAAGACTATACAATTGTTCTGCTATCTGGGAGCATCCCTTGTGTCATAAAATCTTGTAATAAATTAAATTGACAGTCACAATCAATTAGTGCACTCAACTCCCGGCTACGAATTCGAAAAAGTTACATTTACAGTTGGTATCACTCTCCCTAGCAGCGTTTGTATTAATTGTCATCTTTAGATTATTTTTTCCTTCAGATACAGCCAAACGCGTTGCAATTGAAGCGTCTCTTTCTCTCGTGGTTGCAATCATTTGACCTGTGACCACTAGAACCACAGTTGAAGCACTTTATGTTTGGATCCCaagctgtgtttttcttacttgacTTCTTGGCATCTTTGTTACTGGAATTTCCTAAATGTCCATTgctgtaaaatttgttatttatttttggtaAAGACTTCACAGCTCTTTCACAATGCTTCATGTTTTCCTCATATTCTTTCACATTTCGAGTGCCATAAAAAAGACTGTTTGTGCCTGTATTCTCCTCTGTCTCGTAAATCACATACTGGAATACTGAGTCCGTATCAGTATAAGCCCGCCTGGCAGTCTCTTTCATTGcgagaaaatgtttctgaagactcTTCCCGTCGCTTCTTCCGTCTAGGCAGCAGATTGTGAATCAGCACTTGTCTTCAGGTCAAATTCCTCTTTCAAATCTTTATTCGGTGCCGTCCGTGATGTAAGACCCTTCACGCCCCATATAAAAAGCTTAGCCAATCTATCTAGGTATTTTTGTGCAAAATTAAGCATTTCTAGCTGGTTCCAACCAATCAAAAAGAATGTTTCCCCTAAGTCTAATATTTACTTTTTACTTAGATATGACTTCAAAGCACGCTCAACATGGCAGAAAAACCTTGGATTGATCCCATGAAAGTAGTGAGAGTTGCGTCTCGCTTCTATTGTCTGTTTCTGAATGTGAATCCTTTTTCGATATCTTTTGCAGCAAATTCAGTCTTTCATCGCTACCCAATTGGGCGGCATCCTCTTCCTCATAAACATCATTCACATTCTATGTCGTCATTTACTTTCAATATAGGTTTGTCAATTTTCTATAAATAACAGCAAATTTCGGTAGTCATTTCGTTTTTTGTCCCACtatctacaaaaaaaaatattgcaggAGCTCCCAATTATGGTTATAATATGACGCTACAATAAATGACTTCTTAGCTTCAAGTTCACAAGCTACTGATTGATAAGTAATTTCTTGAAGTGACATCGCCTTGACTCATGTTGTGACTCGGTCGATAGCCAAGATGATGTAGCGTAGCCGTCAGAGGCTGGCAGTGGCCGACAAGGTTGATGTGAATGAGTTGCAAGCATCCTTTACGAATGTCGGACTAacctattggtgtgtgtgtgtgtggcaggaaGCTTTACTTTTCtgacatgtacagaaaccagatggcagttataagagtcgaggggcatgaaaggaaggcagtggttgggaagggagtgagacagggttgtagcctctcaccgatgttattcaatctgtatattgagcaagcagtaaaggaaacaaaagaaaaattcggagtaggtattaaaatccatggagaagaaataaaaactttgaggttcgtcgatgacattgtaattctatcagatacagcaaaggacttggaagagcagttgaacggaatggacagtgtcttgaaaggagggtataagatgaacatcaacaaaagcaaaacgaggataatggaatatggtcgaattaagtcgggtgatgctgagggtattagattaggaaatgagacacttaaagtagtaaaggaattttgctatttggggagcaaaataactgatgatggtcgaagtagagaagatataaaatgtagactggcaatggcaaggaaagcgtttctgaagaagagaaatttgttaacatcgggtatagatttaagagtcaggaagtcgtttctgaaagtatttgtatggagtgtagccatgtatggaagtgaaacatggacgataaatagtttggacaagaagagaatagaagctttcgaatgtaTGCATGAGTTGAGAGTTTGCAGCCTTTGTTTTAAATATTTGGCCAATTGTAGCTGTCCATGACTAGGCAGATGGTAAGCAGAATGGCTGATTGTGCAAGACTGTGAAGCTGTTCAAAGGTGGCTCGACGAAAGCATTCAGGCATGACATGGCATATCCTGCTTTCAGAAGTATCACATAGTATGGCAAGGGTAATGTGTGTGATATAATGAAGTTCATTCCTAAGGTCCGGGTCCAGATCGTGAGTAGTGTTTGTAACTGAGAGTTTTTTGTTATGCATAAATGAGGTGGCGGGCTACAGAGTTCAAGTGCAGGTAACACTGGGGACATGGATCTTTGGGTCGTTTGGAGACAGAGTTCACGAGTGGTCAAGATAAACAATCAGGGGGTCGCCGTCAAAGTGCTGCCAGAAATATTGTACTGCCTCGTAGAACACCATGGGCTCTGTGTCGTAAGCTGATCATTTGCTTCGGGACAGTGTCAGTTTATGAGAGAAGAACTGGAACGGCTGCAGTATGCCTTCTATCTCTCATCGGAATACAGCCCCAGTGGCAGAATCACTCACTTCTGCTCTTATGACTAGCTGCGAATTTGGGGGAGGAAGGAGAGTAGCGAGAGGACAGCATGTGCGAAGCAGTCTTTGATGTGCTCAAATGCTGTCTGCATCTGGTCCATCCATGTGAGATTACGTTTGACAGAGGTATGCTTCCTGGCCAGGGCTTAGGTTATGGATGCTTGCAACACTGTTGCTTGTGGAAAATGTCGCCTGTAGAAGTTTATCATGCCTATGAATCTGTATAATTCCTGATAGTCTTATGATGGAGGCAGTTGACTGATGATCTCAACACATTGTGAGTAGTAGGACAAGGCCGGCATCACCTCATGTTGTGTTGTTGCCaaagttattcaagatggcggatccaacatGCCGGTGATAGATGTAGCAATGCCGCAATGAAGTCATGGcataaagttcaaattttggcgggaaaataggtcagttgcgctaactccactaacctaacatCTCCCTTCCCCTCCAGCCTCCCCTCCCCAGAAAATGGGGGAAGTTCAAATTCTGGTGGAAAAAAGGcacttggtctacctccactaaccaaagcATATGgcaggaaaaaaggtcacttgggctacctccactaacctaagtcatctgaccgccacctcttcgtaGGAATGGATGGTGAAAGGACACAGCATGTGCtgaataggatggacataagtcattattttgcatgcagtgttcatTTAAAGAATTTGAGGCAGTTACTCCATCCCGTGTGCTCACCAAGAGGTCTTGAGTCCAACTGAcccagtacacagtactgccatcagAGGTCGCTTTCGTCCCTTCCATAACATAATCCATGATcgtggtctggggggggggggggaggaaatggcgggaaaaggactcagcctgttttGGGCTGCTTCGGAGAGGCAGGACTATACCTTatatattttagaacaatttacTTCGTAAAGTATTTcacgtagttcatttattacactcatacaaaacactcactctgacgtgcttggggtcacactacATAGTCTACAGACCTACAGACTACTCGTAAATCAcacaaataatgcagtacactgatccgcagacacgaaaacaactcgtaaattgtcaaaataatgcatgtaaaacgcacTGCAGACATGCTCACTAACTGTAAACTATCGAAATGATGcagtacatagcctacagacctgcaaactactcttaaaataccgaaataatgcagtacactgatgtacagacatgcaaacaactcgtaaactgtcaaaatacaatttatataaaAGGACCCAcaaacatgctcacaacgcttaaacagccggaAATATAGCAGTTTACAAACACTAATTGCATgcaaaaaacgctttcgaactatcatcAACTGCAACGTATCACAGGTTCCAAAGTGCGCATGCACCGACTTCGCCGTGAGCCACCACCAGACAGATGAACCCAGGGGCATGAGCCATTGCTCTCAGGCCACTGTCGcctacagccagcaggtgaaagtgaTGTCTATTTTCATGTATATTGTTATAATTCTtctagtgttatactgatgtcccatggctatgtaaataagagccaagtcaccctctcGACGCGCATGTGTTTATCATTACTGGTGCGATGCCTCTCTGCCTGCAGTCCTGCGAAGATGTAATTGCTGAGCGACTCACTCTCACAGACGCAGCTAAAAGGCTCTCAGTggtatactgatgtcacaggtctatgtaaataagagccaaatcTCCCCTCTGAATGTGCTATAGAAATGTGTTACTATGCTTCCCGGTATAGTACAGCGTGCattctccctagcgatcctaacaggacatgcAAGACGCCTCTGGCTGCTTATGTGTTTACTCAGCCACCACTCGTACCTGCTGGTCCAGTGTGGTTGATGCATCGCTGCGAAATGTTGACATAGAGGCTCACCAtcgcaggtgcagctaaaaggttctcaatgttatactgacgtcacatggctatgtgAATAAGAGCCAAGTCTATCTCTCAGAAATCGTAAAGTGCGGTAGAagtagttaacggtcgcttttgtaggagctttcgtgatgtctcagattGTCTACATGGAACTTCTTGTCCTAACAAAACCTGTTTactaaaatagcgcagaataacgccgaatgcattcctcttGATGGT
It includes:
- the LOC126253123 gene encoding uncharacterized protein LOC126253123 isoform X1, coding for MFPAILHQTEGQTCGPNVDIICVNETAFQSCSNGNVIHDFIQSCSPLNCYDGCVNFCAESEADCVPVATETTTTESSSTTTELTTTPTTTTTETTTELTTEGTSTIQTTTELTTTTMPTSTTTETTTELTTEETSTTEKTTTELTTTTMPTSTTTETITELTTEETSSTELTTTKQPTTAVGTSTAPTEAPPTEAPFTCESAGEFQDLGNCSNFYLCIPLSSGDFVYIMFSCPDGSQFDSVTKKCSQNATCITPSCNDFGFYCLSTSQVQLCYDSEPPSGDAFTCPTNTYCSMDCQYPCWTDIPCTTTAPPSTSTTALPTSTVTLPPTTTAEPFVCSETGRFPDPANCSLYYVCSPKSSGGFYTMHFSCSPQSLYNPSTQQCSDTFTCSTAELLDNSSSTVSTIVTSTSQPFTCEESGRFADPDDCKSYYLCSPKSSGGFYQIHYQCPPTSAYDQSTRQCSASSSVNC